Proteins found in one Mucilaginibacter gracilis genomic segment:
- a CDS encoding phosphatidylserine decarboxylase, which translates to MTIHKEGYTPIALCILFIFVLNALIQFYSPSATAVKWIVYLLSFAFFVVTILFFRSPALDIVADDTTVLCPANGMITAIDDVEETEFLKSRCTRVAIAISATDVHVTRNAVSGAVTYFNYDSNKNQTTIAVQNNAGLTVLLRQTAGLLPQPVITYVKTGDLVSQGAQLGFANLGARLEVFLPAGAVLNVDPDDKVKGGQTMLAELRA; encoded by the coding sequence ATGACCATTCATAAAGAAGGTTACACCCCAATAGCCCTGTGCATTCTTTTCATTTTTGTATTGAATGCCCTTATACAATTTTATTCGCCAAGTGCCACTGCTGTAAAATGGATTGTTTACTTGCTGTCTTTCGCGTTTTTTGTGGTTACGATACTGTTTTTTCGTAGCCCGGCCCTTGATATTGTTGCGGATGACACTACCGTACTTTGCCCTGCCAACGGTATGATAACCGCAATTGACGACGTTGAAGAAACCGAGTTTTTAAAAAGCCGCTGCACCAGGGTTGCCATCGCAATATCTGCTACCGATGTACATGTAACACGCAATGCAGTTAGCGGCGCAGTAACTTATTTTAACTACGATAGCAATAAAAACCAAACTACAATTGCCGTACAAAACAATGCCGGGCTTACCGTTTTACTTAGGCAAACAGCCGGCTTGCTGCCACAACCTGTTATAACTTATGTTAAAACAGGCGATTTGGTTAGCCAGGGTGCGCAATTGGGCTTTGCTAATTTAGGTGCCAGGCTTGAAGTTTTTTTACCCGCCGGAGCAGTACTTAATGTTGACCCGGATGACAAGGTAAAAGGCGGACAAACCATGCTGGCCGAATTGAGGGCCTGA